In Cervus elaphus chromosome 3, mCerEla1.1, whole genome shotgun sequence, the following proteins share a genomic window:
- the LOC122685052 gene encoding 17-beta-hydroxysteroid dehydrogenase type 6-like, with translation MWLHLAALVGLYYLLRWYRETQVVSHLRDKFVFITGCDSGFGNLLARQLDLRGLRVLAGCLTEQGAEQLRNQTSDRLQTVILDVTKTESIAAATEWVKERVGGRGTTQISFVFISSLNVKGRSPVKKDSKVFSRT, from the coding sequence ATGTGGCTGCACCTGGCGGCCCTCGTGGGCCTCTACTACCTCCTGCGCTGGTACCGGGAGACGCAGGTGGTGAGCCACCTCCGGGACAAGTTCGTCTTCATCACGGGCTGTGACTCGGGCTTCGGGAACCTGCTGGCCAGGCAGCTGGACCTGCGAGGCTTGAGGGTCCTGGCTGGGTGTCTGACGGAGCAGGGGGCCGAGCAGCTGAGGAACCAGACGTCAGACAGGCTGCAGACGGTGATCCTGGATGTCACCAAGACTGAGAGCATCGCTGCGGCCACCGAGTGGGTGAAGGAGCGTGTGGGGGGCAGAGGTACCACCcagatttcttttgtatttatttcttctctcaatGTGAAGGGGAGATCCCCTGTCAAGAAAGATTCCAAGGTGTTTTCCAGGACTTGA